In Danaus plexippus chromosome 9 unlocalized genomic scaffold, MEX_DaPlex mxdp_26, whole genome shotgun sequence, the following proteins share a genomic window:
- the LOC116767387 gene encoding large ribosomal subunit protein bL21m, translating to MSLLRAGLNKLTGIFRNQGGILSRLLSQDASPSVVKETKEVITTCNKLIEDRASRNFAIVHLLGKQWRVTDGDLLVVEGHWPPNIGDKIRLDKVLLAATKDFSLIGRPLVQPGLVNVTATVISKGLSHTKTHFKKKRRKQYMKIHFQRLPQTMLRINTVEIANRINEAPKNVYE from the exons ATGTCTCTATTACGAGCTGGTTTAAATAAACTGACTGGTATATTTCGTAATCAAG gtGGAATTCTATCAAGGCTGCTGTCACAAGATGCAAGTCCAAGTGTcgttaaagaaacaaaagaaGTCATAACCACCTGCAATAAATTGATAGAGGATAGAGCATCCCGAAACTTCGCAATAGTTCATCTACTGGGTAAACAGTGGCGTGTGACCGACGGAGACTTACTTGTCGTCGAAGGACACTGGCCACCCAATATAGGGGATAAAATAAGATTAGACAAAGTTCTACTGGCAGCTACAAAGGACTTCTCACTCATTGGGCGTCCTCTTGTCCAACCGGGCTTGGTCAATGTGACAGCTACAGTCATATCAAAGGGGCTCTCACACACAAAAACACATTTCAAGAAGAAGAGGAGGAAGCAGTATATGAAGATCCACTTCCAAAGATTACCGCAGACCATGTTAAGAATAAATACCGTAGAAATAGCAAACAGAATCAACGAAGCCCCCAAAAATGTGTACGAGTAA